Proteins encoded by one window of Tunturibacter psychrotolerans:
- a CDS encoding glycoside hydrolase family 95 protein encodes MSIDRRSFMQGGLALVALQHTSTALSEKGSTAAAEELWYKQPAKRWLEALPVGNGRLGGMVFGGVQEERISLSDSTAWSGGPATGEVNPGALPHIREIRELFFAGKYDEAQALCSKYLPGRMKNFGTNLPLPDLQLAFEHVDQPVEYRRSLSLDDAIAAVRFQCGGVQFMREIFATHANRVLAIRLTANQRGAIYFRMTFSQGQIPNTVSAEDQDTLVLHGNCFEHKHSSGHDGVAIQIRAQVVAQGGTTSAMGQGISVSGADAVTILLATGTSFRGDNPDKTSREVLRKASAKSFPQLRQAHLDDYRPLYRRVSLDLGPSPQSARLQPTDARRKALEDGGDDPELVSLFFQYGRYLTIAGSRADSVLPLALQGIWNDGLASSMGWTDDFHLDINTQQNYWPTEVCNLSECHAPLFGLIEGLASAGKATAREMYGSPGWVAHTVTNPWGYTAPGGTGWGIVVTAGLWISTQMWQHYEFTRDTEFLRARVYPVLREAAEFFLAYMVEEPKHGWLVTGPSDSPENWYITPSGQHASESMGSTIDRVFVHALFSMVVEACATLSIDADLRSRAEAARAKLPPLRIGRHGQLQEWMEDFEDAEPNHRHTSHLMSLYPEHQISPRTTPALARAAEVTIQRRMSAPHWEQSEWGRANLVVYYSRLLKGEEAHRHLVGLIAKAADDNLMTYSSAGVAGADSNIFAIDGNTAGSAGIAEMLLQSHAGEIELLPALPAMWRNGSFRGLCARGSYVVAVKWRNGELSSATISARGSGSIPIRYRDRVTHLHLQAGQQVRLGPQSFLDKALDVAGSRTQT; translated from the coding sequence TTGAGTATCGACAGGCGCAGCTTCATGCAAGGCGGTCTGGCTCTGGTTGCCCTGCAGCACACGTCCACCGCTCTTTCGGAGAAGGGCTCTACGGCAGCCGCCGAAGAACTCTGGTACAAGCAGCCGGCAAAGCGCTGGCTCGAGGCGCTGCCTGTTGGCAATGGCCGCCTTGGAGGCATGGTCTTCGGCGGCGTCCAAGAAGAGAGGATCTCATTATCGGATTCGACAGCGTGGTCCGGCGGGCCCGCAACAGGTGAGGTTAATCCGGGAGCGCTCCCGCACATCCGCGAGATACGTGAGCTCTTCTTCGCAGGCAAGTACGACGAGGCGCAGGCGCTATGCAGCAAGTACCTTCCTGGCCGCATGAAGAACTTCGGTACGAACCTGCCGCTGCCGGATTTGCAACTTGCATTCGAGCACGTTGACCAGCCGGTGGAGTACAGGCGGTCGCTCAGTCTGGACGACGCTATCGCTGCAGTTCGGTTTCAATGCGGCGGTGTTCAGTTCATGCGCGAGATCTTCGCAACGCATGCTAATAGGGTGCTCGCAATACGTCTGACCGCCAACCAGCGAGGTGCGATTTATTTTCGCATGACCTTTAGTCAGGGCCAGATCCCAAATACGGTTAGCGCAGAGGATCAAGACACACTAGTACTCCACGGAAACTGCTTCGAGCATAAGCACAGCAGCGGTCATGACGGGGTGGCAATCCAGATTCGAGCCCAAGTGGTCGCGCAGGGGGGTACGACGTCCGCGATGGGTCAGGGTATCTCTGTCTCAGGCGCGGACGCCGTAACGATTCTGCTTGCTACCGGCACGAGCTTTCGCGGAGACAACCCGGATAAGACATCTCGAGAGGTTCTGCGAAAAGCCTCAGCCAAGTCGTTCCCGCAACTTCGCCAGGCGCATCTTGATGACTACCGTCCTCTGTATCGCCGCGTGTCGCTGGACCTTGGACCAAGCCCCCAAAGCGCGCGGCTGCAACCAACAGATGCACGCCGTAAGGCTCTTGAGGATGGTGGCGACGATCCGGAGCTGGTTAGTCTCTTCTTTCAGTACGGTCGCTATCTTACGATTGCGGGATCCCGCGCAGACTCAGTCCTCCCGCTTGCACTGCAGGGTATCTGGAATGATGGGCTAGCCAGCAGCATGGGGTGGACCGACGACTTCCATCTAGACATCAACACTCAACAAAACTACTGGCCCACAGAGGTCTGCAATCTTTCGGAGTGTCATGCTCCACTGTTCGGGCTCATTGAGGGTCTTGCCTCTGCGGGCAAGGCGACTGCAAGGGAGATGTACGGCTCACCCGGCTGGGTCGCGCATACGGTCACCAATCCGTGGGGCTACACCGCCCCGGGCGGCACGGGATGGGGCATCGTAGTGACGGCCGGCCTTTGGATCTCCACGCAGATGTGGCAACACTACGAGTTCACACGTGATACAGAATTTCTCCGCGCCCGGGTGTATCCAGTACTCCGTGAAGCCGCTGAGTTCTTTCTCGCTTACATGGTGGAGGAGCCGAAGCATGGCTGGCTGGTGACTGGACCTTCTGACTCACCAGAAAATTGGTACATCACTCCGTCCGGGCAACACGCCTCGGAGTCAATGGGAAGTACGATCGACCGCGTATTCGTCCACGCCTTATTCAGCATGGTCGTGGAGGCCTGCGCTACGTTATCGATCGACGCCGATCTGCGCTCGCGGGCGGAGGCAGCCCGTGCGAAGCTGCCGCCGCTGCGGATCGGCCGTCACGGGCAGTTGCAGGAGTGGATGGAAGACTTTGAGGACGCCGAGCCGAACCATCGGCATACCTCACATCTCATGTCACTCTATCCCGAGCATCAGATCTCGCCGCGCACCACTCCTGCGTTAGCCCGTGCAGCTGAAGTCACTATCCAGCGTCGAATGAGCGCGCCGCACTGGGAACAGAGCGAATGGGGCCGAGCGAACCTAGTCGTCTACTACTCGCGATTGCTCAAGGGTGAAGAAGCTCACCGGCATCTCGTAGGTCTTATCGCGAAGGCAGCAGACGACAATTTAATGACCTACTCCAGTGCAGGCGTAGCCGGAGCCGATTCGAATATCTTCGCGATTGACGGCAATACAGCTGGAAGCGCTGGGATTGCCGAGATGCTGTTGCAGTCCCACGCAGGCGAGATCGAGTTACTACCTGCGTTGCCGGCAATGTGGCGAAATGGGTCCTTCCGTGGTCTCTGTGCACGAGGTAGTTACGTGGTAGCCGTGAAATGGCGCAATGGCGAACTTAGCTCAGCTACCATCAGCGCGAGAGGAAGCGGGTCAATCCCGATCCGCTATCGCGACCGAGTCACTCACCTTCATCTGCAAGCCGGCCAACAGGTCCGATTGGGACCACAGAGCTTTCTCGACAAAGCGCTCGACGTCGCCGGCTCTCGCACCCAAACGTAG